One stretch of Manis pentadactyla isolate mManPen7 chromosome 10, mManPen7.hap1, whole genome shotgun sequence DNA includes these proteins:
- the PIGQ gene encoding phosphatidylinositol N-acetylglucosaminyltransferase subunit Q isoform X6 yields MGLVSRSAAAAGLCAGATAVCPGPPDAVRSPIPTPPPEGAASGSCRVPDMVLKAFFPTCCASVDSGLLVGRWFPEQSSAVVLAVVHFPFIPIQVKELLAQVQQASRVGVAVLGTWCHRRQEPKESVGHFKEGLGAIFSHEPWLQLCRERSSKLWSCKATRWQVPTSPGAPGEDQVVLVLYDQRQVLLSQLHLPVAPPNLQAGDATAGAGGGLAAVFDTVARSEALFRRDRFNEGPVRLSHWQSEGVEASILVELAKWASGPVCLLLAFLLSLISSASACRVFRLWPLSFIWSKLHTCEQLRHRLEQLTLVCSAQRADSPGQPMRKANVLASLLLDVALGLALLSWLRGTDRIGQLADALVPVADGGRRSTRALCPISVHPGLPLCGRAAPSAAAESHAGGPWPPARRPPAAFRPGPRPCTPLLPLLTARGPVAFVGGLSSCEGSLSGPLGHPQAHARGRQSGVWLRGWDLAGWSLWAQPRPVATSVQPQVSTGPACGQAGALSGVSHHRPRVRLASQGGQVPEEGGGGPARRSAASSCSPCSALGPLPPRPPFCKIAQKYKYLI; encoded by the exons ATGGGGCTCGTGTCCCGCAGCGCGGCCGCGGCGGGGCTGTGCGCCGGGGCTACTGCCGTCTGTCCGGGCCCGCCGGACGCGGTCCGCAGCCCCATTCCTACCCCGCCGCCCGAGGGCGCGGCCTCCGGGAGCTGCCG TGTCCCCGACATGGTGCTCAAGGCCTTCTTCCCCACGTGCTGTGCCTCGGTGGACAGTGGCCTGCTGGTTGGACGGTGGTTCCCAGAGCAGAGCAGCGCTGTGGTCCTGGCTGTGGTGCACTTTCCCTTCATCCCCATCCAGGTCAAGGAGCTCTTGGCCCAGGTGCAGCAGGCCAGCCGGGTTGGGGTGGCTGTGCTGGGCACCTGGTGCCACCGCCGGCAGGAGCCCAAGGAGAGCGTGGGCCACTTCAAGGAGGGTCTGGGTGCCATCTTCTCCCATGAGCCCTGGCTCCAGCTGTGCCGGGAGAGGAGCAGCAAGTTGTGGAGCTGCAAGGCCACCCGCTGGCAGGTGCCCACCTCTCCTGGTGCCCCCGGCGAGGACCAGGTCGTGCTCGTCCTCTATGACCAGCGCCAGGTGCTGCTCTCACAGCTGCACCTGCCTGTGGCCCCTCCCAACCTCCAGGCTGGGGATGCCACGGCCGGTGCAGGGGGGGGCCTGGCTGCCGTCTTCGACACGGTGGCACGCAGCGAGGCACTCTTCCGGAGGGACCGGTTCAACGAGGGCCCCGTGCGGCTGAGCCACTGGCAGTCGGAAGGCGTGGAGGCCAGCATCCTCGTGGAGCTGGCTAAGTGGGCCTCAGGGCCCGTCTGTCTGCTGCTGGCCTTCCTGCTGTCACTCATCTCTAGTGCCAGTGCCTGCCG GGTCTTCAGGCTGTGGCCGCTGTCCTTCATCTGGAGCAAGCTCCACACTTGTGAGCAGCTCAGGCACCGGCTGGAGCAGCTCACCCTCGTCTGCAGCGCCCAGAGGGCTGACAGCCCTGGCCAGCCGATGAG GAAGGCAAACGTGCTTGCATCCCTGCTACTTGACGTGGCCCTTGGCCTGGCGCTGCTGTCCTGGCTCCGTGGGACAGACCGCATTGGGCAGCTGGCCGATGCCCTCGTCCCCGTGGCTGAT GGTGGCAGGCGTTCCACGCGGGCTCTCTGCCCGATCAGTGTGCATCCGGGGCTGCCCCTGTGCGGTCGCGCTGCTCCCAGTGCTGCTGCTGAGTCTCACGCTGGGGGCCCTTGGCCGCCGGCCCGGCGTCCACCCGCTGCATTCCGTCCTGGCCCCCGGCCTTGCACTCCTCTGCTTCCCCTCCTCACAGCCAGAGGCCCTGTCGCTTTTGTTGGGGGCTTGTCTTCCTGCGAGGGTAGTCTTTCTGGCCCCTTGGGCCACCCCCAGGCCCATGCCAGGGGCCGCCAGTCCGGAGTGTGGTTGAGGGGCTGGGACCTGGCTGGGTGGTCCTTGTGGGCTCAGCCTAGGCCTGTCGCCACCAGCGTTCAGCCACAGGTGTCCACTGGGCCTGCTTGTGGCCAGGCTGGGGCACTATCAGGCGTGAGCCATCACAGGCCCAGAGTCCGCCTGGCTTCTCAGGGAGGCCAGGTCCCAGAGGAAGGCGGCGGGGGCCCGGCAAGGCGCTCAGCGGCCTCATCGTGCTCTCCCTGCTCTGCCTTGGGGCCGCTTCCTCCTAGGCCTCCCTTTTGCAAAATTGctcagaaatataaatatttaatttaa
- the PIGQ gene encoding phosphatidylinositol N-acetylglucosaminyltransferase subunit Q isoform X5, whose translation MGLVSRSAAAAGLCAGATAVCPGPPDAVRSPIPTPPPEGAASGSCRVPDMVLKAFFPTCCASVDSGLLVGRWFPEQSSAVVLAVVHFPFIPIQVKELLAQVQQASRVGVAVLGTWCHRRQEPKESVGHFKEGLGAIFSHEPWLQLCRERSSKLWSCKATRWQVPTSPGAPGEDQVVLVLYDQRQVLLSQLHLPVAPPNLQAGDATAGAGGGLAAVFDTVARSEALFRRDRFNEGPVRLSHWQSEGVEASILVELAKWASGPVCLLLAFLLSLISSASACRVFRLWPLSFIWSKLHTCEQLRHRLEQLTLVCSAQRADSPGQPMRKANVLASLLLDVALGLALLSWLRGTDRIGQLADALVPVADCVAEGLQHLLQWLMGAPAGLKMNPALDQVLGRFFLYHTHLWISYIHLMSPFVERILWHIGLSACLGLTVALSILSDVTALLTFHIYCFYVYGARLYCLKVCGLSSLWRLFRGKKWNVLRQRVDSCSYDLDQLFIGTLLFTILVFLLPTTALYYLVFTLLRLLVIAVQGLAHLLVDLINSLPLYSLGLRLCRPYRLAGWSQRM comes from the exons ATGGGGCTCGTGTCCCGCAGCGCGGCCGCGGCGGGGCTGTGCGCCGGGGCTACTGCCGTCTGTCCGGGCCCGCCGGACGCGGTCCGCAGCCCCATTCCTACCCCGCCGCCCGAGGGCGCGGCCTCCGGGAGCTGCCG TGTCCCCGACATGGTGCTCAAGGCCTTCTTCCCCACGTGCTGTGCCTCGGTGGACAGTGGCCTGCTGGTTGGACGGTGGTTCCCAGAGCAGAGCAGCGCTGTGGTCCTGGCTGTGGTGCACTTTCCCTTCATCCCCATCCAGGTCAAGGAGCTCTTGGCCCAGGTGCAGCAGGCCAGCCGGGTTGGGGTGGCTGTGCTGGGCACCTGGTGCCACCGCCGGCAGGAGCCCAAGGAGAGCGTGGGCCACTTCAAGGAGGGTCTGGGTGCCATCTTCTCCCATGAGCCCTGGCTCCAGCTGTGCCGGGAGAGGAGCAGCAAGTTGTGGAGCTGCAAGGCCACCCGCTGGCAGGTGCCCACCTCTCCTGGTGCCCCCGGCGAGGACCAGGTCGTGCTCGTCCTCTATGACCAGCGCCAGGTGCTGCTCTCACAGCTGCACCTGCCTGTGGCCCCTCCCAACCTCCAGGCTGGGGATGCCACGGCCGGTGCAGGGGGGGGCCTGGCTGCCGTCTTCGACACGGTGGCACGCAGCGAGGCACTCTTCCGGAGGGACCGGTTCAACGAGGGCCCCGTGCGGCTGAGCCACTGGCAGTCGGAAGGCGTGGAGGCCAGCATCCTCGTGGAGCTGGCTAAGTGGGCCTCAGGGCCCGTCTGTCTGCTGCTGGCCTTCCTGCTGTCACTCATCTCTAGTGCCAGTGCCTGCCG GGTCTTCAGGCTGTGGCCGCTGTCCTTCATCTGGAGCAAGCTCCACACTTGTGAGCAGCTCAGGCACCGGCTGGAGCAGCTCACCCTCGTCTGCAGCGCCCAGAGGGCTGACAGCCCTGGCCAGCCGATGAG GAAGGCAAACGTGCTTGCATCCCTGCTACTTGACGTGGCCCTTGGCCTGGCGCTGCTGTCCTGGCTCCGTGGGACAGACCGCATTGGGCAGCTGGCCGATGCCCTCGTCCCCGTGGCTGAT TGTGTGGCCGAGGGCCTCCAGCATCTGCTGCAGTGGCTGATGGGGGCACCCGCTGGGCTCAAGATGAACCCAGCGCTGGACCAGGTGCTGGGCCGCTTCTTCCTCTACCACACGCACCTGTGGATCA GCTACATCCACCTCATGTCCCCCTTCGTTGAGCGCATCCTGTGGCACATAGGCCTCTCGGCCTGCCTGGGCCTGACGGTCGCCCTGTCCATCCTGTCGGACGTCACCGCCCTCCTCACCTTCCATATCTACTGCTTCTACGTCTACGGCGCCAG GCTGTACTGCCTCAAGGTCTGTGGCCTGTCTTCACTCTGGCGTCTGTTCCGGGGGAAGAAGTGGAACGTTCTGCGCCAGCGAGTGGACTCCTGCTCCTATGACCTGGACCAG CTGTTCATCGGGACTCTGCTCTTCACCATCCTGGTCTTCCTCCTGCCCACCACGGCCCTGTACTACCTGGTGTTCACCCTG CTCCGGCTCCTGGTGATCGCGGTGCAGGGCCTGGCCCATCTACTTGTGGACCTCATCAACTCCCTGCCGCTGTACTCGCTCGGCCTCCGGCTCTGCCGGCCCTACAGGCTCGCAG GCTGGAGCCAGAGGATGTGA
- the PIGQ gene encoding phosphatidylinositol N-acetylglucosaminyltransferase subunit Q isoform X1, giving the protein MGLVSRSAAAAGLCAGATAVCPGPPDAVRSPIPTPPPEGAASGSCRVPDMVLKAFFPTCCASVDSGLLVGRWFPEQSSAVVLAVVHFPFIPIQVKELLAQVQQASRVGVAVLGTWCHRRQEPKESVGHFKEGLGAIFSHEPWLQLCRERSSKLWSCKATRWQVPTSPGAPGEDQVVLVLYDQRQVLLSQLHLPVAPPNLQAGDATAGAGGGLAAVFDTVARSEALFRRDRFNEGPVRLSHWQSEGVEASILVELAKWASGPVCLLLAFLLSLISSASACRVFRLWPLSFIWSKLHTCEQLRHRLEQLTLVCSAQRADSPGQPMRKANVLASLLLDVALGLALLSWLRGTDRIGQLADALVPVADCVAEGLQHLLQWLMGAPAGLKMNPALDQVLGRFFLYHTHLWISYIHLMSPFVERILWHIGLSACLGLTVALSILSDVTALLTFHIYCFYVYGARLYCLKVCGLSSLWRLFRGKKWNVLRQRVDSCSYDLDQLFIGTLLFTILVFLLPTTALYYLVFTLLRLLVIAVQGLAHLLVDLINSLPLYSLGLRLCRPYRLAAGVKFQVLGHEAGSPLRLLMQGALLGAEWVLPAASTEQRPADPQHKPEPSEPVAHTPNCTGLLADAPRRWQCRRSHPQAVGSPV; this is encoded by the exons ATGGGGCTCGTGTCCCGCAGCGCGGCCGCGGCGGGGCTGTGCGCCGGGGCTACTGCCGTCTGTCCGGGCCCGCCGGACGCGGTCCGCAGCCCCATTCCTACCCCGCCGCCCGAGGGCGCGGCCTCCGGGAGCTGCCG TGTCCCCGACATGGTGCTCAAGGCCTTCTTCCCCACGTGCTGTGCCTCGGTGGACAGTGGCCTGCTGGTTGGACGGTGGTTCCCAGAGCAGAGCAGCGCTGTGGTCCTGGCTGTGGTGCACTTTCCCTTCATCCCCATCCAGGTCAAGGAGCTCTTGGCCCAGGTGCAGCAGGCCAGCCGGGTTGGGGTGGCTGTGCTGGGCACCTGGTGCCACCGCCGGCAGGAGCCCAAGGAGAGCGTGGGCCACTTCAAGGAGGGTCTGGGTGCCATCTTCTCCCATGAGCCCTGGCTCCAGCTGTGCCGGGAGAGGAGCAGCAAGTTGTGGAGCTGCAAGGCCACCCGCTGGCAGGTGCCCACCTCTCCTGGTGCCCCCGGCGAGGACCAGGTCGTGCTCGTCCTCTATGACCAGCGCCAGGTGCTGCTCTCACAGCTGCACCTGCCTGTGGCCCCTCCCAACCTCCAGGCTGGGGATGCCACGGCCGGTGCAGGGGGGGGCCTGGCTGCCGTCTTCGACACGGTGGCACGCAGCGAGGCACTCTTCCGGAGGGACCGGTTCAACGAGGGCCCCGTGCGGCTGAGCCACTGGCAGTCGGAAGGCGTGGAGGCCAGCATCCTCGTGGAGCTGGCTAAGTGGGCCTCAGGGCCCGTCTGTCTGCTGCTGGCCTTCCTGCTGTCACTCATCTCTAGTGCCAGTGCCTGCCG GGTCTTCAGGCTGTGGCCGCTGTCCTTCATCTGGAGCAAGCTCCACACTTGTGAGCAGCTCAGGCACCGGCTGGAGCAGCTCACCCTCGTCTGCAGCGCCCAGAGGGCTGACAGCCCTGGCCAGCCGATGAG GAAGGCAAACGTGCTTGCATCCCTGCTACTTGACGTGGCCCTTGGCCTGGCGCTGCTGTCCTGGCTCCGTGGGACAGACCGCATTGGGCAGCTGGCCGATGCCCTCGTCCCCGTGGCTGAT TGTGTGGCCGAGGGCCTCCAGCATCTGCTGCAGTGGCTGATGGGGGCACCCGCTGGGCTCAAGATGAACCCAGCGCTGGACCAGGTGCTGGGCCGCTTCTTCCTCTACCACACGCACCTGTGGATCA GCTACATCCACCTCATGTCCCCCTTCGTTGAGCGCATCCTGTGGCACATAGGCCTCTCGGCCTGCCTGGGCCTGACGGTCGCCCTGTCCATCCTGTCGGACGTCACCGCCCTCCTCACCTTCCATATCTACTGCTTCTACGTCTACGGCGCCAG GCTGTACTGCCTCAAGGTCTGTGGCCTGTCTTCACTCTGGCGTCTGTTCCGGGGGAAGAAGTGGAACGTTCTGCGCCAGCGAGTGGACTCCTGCTCCTATGACCTGGACCAG CTGTTCATCGGGACTCTGCTCTTCACCATCCTGGTCTTCCTCCTGCCCACCACGGCCCTGTACTACCTGGTGTTCACCCTG CTCCGGCTCCTGGTGATCGCGGTGCAGGGCCTGGCCCATCTACTTGTGGACCTCATCAACTCCCTGCCGCTGTACTCGCTCGGCCTCCGGCTCTGCCGGCCCTACAGGCTCGCAG CTGGCGTGAAGTTCCAAGTCCTGGGGCATGAGGCTGGCAGCCCCCTCCGCCTCCTGATGCAG GGGGCACTCCTGGGAGCCGAGTGGGTCCTTCCAGCTGCCTCCACGGAGCAGCGGCCAGCTGACCCCCAGCACAAGCCGGAGCCCAGTGAGCCAGTTGCTCACACCCCAAACTGCACAGGGCTACTTGCTGATGCTCCCAGGAGATGGCAGTGCAGGAGAAGCCACCCGCAGGCTGTGGGGTCGCCAGTGTGA
- the PIGQ gene encoding phosphatidylinositol N-acetylglucosaminyltransferase subunit Q isoform X4 produces MGLVSRSAAAAGLCAGATAVCPGPPDAVRSPIPTPPPEGAASGSCRVPDMVLKAFFPTCCASVDSGLLVGRWFPEQSSAVVLAVVHFPFIPIQVKELLAQVQQASRVGVAVLGTWCHRRQEPKESVGHFKEGLGAIFSHEPWLQLCRERSSKLWSCKATRWQVPTSPGAPGEDQVVLVLYDQRQVLLSQLHLPVAPPNLQAGDATAGAGGGLAAVFDTVARSEALFRRDRFNEGPVRLSHWQSEGVEASILVELAKWASGPVCLLLAFLLSLISSASACRVFRLWPLSFIWSKLHTCEQLRHRLEQLTLVCSAQRADSPGQPMRKANVLASLLLDVALGLALLSWLRGTDRIGQLADALVPVADCVAEGLQHLLQWLMGAPAGLKMNPALDQVLGRFFLYHTHLWISYIHLMSPFVERILWHIGLSACLGLTVALSILSDVTALLTFHIYCFYVYGARLYCLKVCGLSSLWRLFRGKKWNVLRQRVDSCSYDLDQLFIGTLLFTILVFLLPTTALYYLVFTLLRLLVIAVQGLAHLLVDLINSLPLYSLGLRLCRPYRLAAGVKFQVLGHEAGSPLRLLMQCVPPEEAPGSQ; encoded by the exons ATGGGGCTCGTGTCCCGCAGCGCGGCCGCGGCGGGGCTGTGCGCCGGGGCTACTGCCGTCTGTCCGGGCCCGCCGGACGCGGTCCGCAGCCCCATTCCTACCCCGCCGCCCGAGGGCGCGGCCTCCGGGAGCTGCCG TGTCCCCGACATGGTGCTCAAGGCCTTCTTCCCCACGTGCTGTGCCTCGGTGGACAGTGGCCTGCTGGTTGGACGGTGGTTCCCAGAGCAGAGCAGCGCTGTGGTCCTGGCTGTGGTGCACTTTCCCTTCATCCCCATCCAGGTCAAGGAGCTCTTGGCCCAGGTGCAGCAGGCCAGCCGGGTTGGGGTGGCTGTGCTGGGCACCTGGTGCCACCGCCGGCAGGAGCCCAAGGAGAGCGTGGGCCACTTCAAGGAGGGTCTGGGTGCCATCTTCTCCCATGAGCCCTGGCTCCAGCTGTGCCGGGAGAGGAGCAGCAAGTTGTGGAGCTGCAAGGCCACCCGCTGGCAGGTGCCCACCTCTCCTGGTGCCCCCGGCGAGGACCAGGTCGTGCTCGTCCTCTATGACCAGCGCCAGGTGCTGCTCTCACAGCTGCACCTGCCTGTGGCCCCTCCCAACCTCCAGGCTGGGGATGCCACGGCCGGTGCAGGGGGGGGCCTGGCTGCCGTCTTCGACACGGTGGCACGCAGCGAGGCACTCTTCCGGAGGGACCGGTTCAACGAGGGCCCCGTGCGGCTGAGCCACTGGCAGTCGGAAGGCGTGGAGGCCAGCATCCTCGTGGAGCTGGCTAAGTGGGCCTCAGGGCCCGTCTGTCTGCTGCTGGCCTTCCTGCTGTCACTCATCTCTAGTGCCAGTGCCTGCCG GGTCTTCAGGCTGTGGCCGCTGTCCTTCATCTGGAGCAAGCTCCACACTTGTGAGCAGCTCAGGCACCGGCTGGAGCAGCTCACCCTCGTCTGCAGCGCCCAGAGGGCTGACAGCCCTGGCCAGCCGATGAG GAAGGCAAACGTGCTTGCATCCCTGCTACTTGACGTGGCCCTTGGCCTGGCGCTGCTGTCCTGGCTCCGTGGGACAGACCGCATTGGGCAGCTGGCCGATGCCCTCGTCCCCGTGGCTGAT TGTGTGGCCGAGGGCCTCCAGCATCTGCTGCAGTGGCTGATGGGGGCACCCGCTGGGCTCAAGATGAACCCAGCGCTGGACCAGGTGCTGGGCCGCTTCTTCCTCTACCACACGCACCTGTGGATCA GCTACATCCACCTCATGTCCCCCTTCGTTGAGCGCATCCTGTGGCACATAGGCCTCTCGGCCTGCCTGGGCCTGACGGTCGCCCTGTCCATCCTGTCGGACGTCACCGCCCTCCTCACCTTCCATATCTACTGCTTCTACGTCTACGGCGCCAG GCTGTACTGCCTCAAGGTCTGTGGCCTGTCTTCACTCTGGCGTCTGTTCCGGGGGAAGAAGTGGAACGTTCTGCGCCAGCGAGTGGACTCCTGCTCCTATGACCTGGACCAG CTGTTCATCGGGACTCTGCTCTTCACCATCCTGGTCTTCCTCCTGCCCACCACGGCCCTGTACTACCTGGTGTTCACCCTG CTCCGGCTCCTGGTGATCGCGGTGCAGGGCCTGGCCCATCTACTTGTGGACCTCATCAACTCCCTGCCGCTGTACTCGCTCGGCCTCCGGCTCTGCCGGCCCTACAGGCTCGCAG CTGGCGTGAAGTTCCAAGTCCTGGGGCATGAGGCTGGCAGCCCCCTCCGCCTCCTGATGCAG TGCGTTCCGcctgaggaggctcctggaagccAGTGA
- the PIGQ gene encoding phosphatidylinositol N-acetylglucosaminyltransferase subunit Q isoform X7 has translation MGLVSRSAAAAGLCAGATAVCPGPPDAVRSPIPTPPPEGAASGSCRVPDMVLKAFFPTCCASVDSGLLVGRWFPEQSSAVVLAVVHFPFIPIQVKELLAQVQQASRVGVAVLGTWCHRRQEPKESVGHFKEGLGAIFSHEPWLQLCRERSSKLWSCKATRWQVPTSPGAPGEDQVVLVLYDQRQVLLSQLHLPVAPPNLQAGDATAGAGGGLAAVFDTVARSEALFRRDRFNEGPVRLSHWQSEGVEASILVELAKWASGPVCLLLAFLLSLISSASACRVFRLWPLSFIWSKLHTCEQLRHRLEQLTLVCSAQRADSPGQPMRKANVLASLLLDVALGLALLSWLRGTDRIGQLADALVPVADCVAEGLQHLLQWLMGAPAGLKMNPALDQVLGRFFLYHTHLWISYIHLMSPFVERILWHIGLSACLGLTVALSILSDVTALLTFHIYCFYVYGARLYCLKVCGLSSLWRLFRGKKWNVLRQRVDSCSYDLDQVWGRPVGPGQPGLTPQLQYSGLHVGPASVSTWAL, from the exons ATGGGGCTCGTGTCCCGCAGCGCGGCCGCGGCGGGGCTGTGCGCCGGGGCTACTGCCGTCTGTCCGGGCCCGCCGGACGCGGTCCGCAGCCCCATTCCTACCCCGCCGCCCGAGGGCGCGGCCTCCGGGAGCTGCCG TGTCCCCGACATGGTGCTCAAGGCCTTCTTCCCCACGTGCTGTGCCTCGGTGGACAGTGGCCTGCTGGTTGGACGGTGGTTCCCAGAGCAGAGCAGCGCTGTGGTCCTGGCTGTGGTGCACTTTCCCTTCATCCCCATCCAGGTCAAGGAGCTCTTGGCCCAGGTGCAGCAGGCCAGCCGGGTTGGGGTGGCTGTGCTGGGCACCTGGTGCCACCGCCGGCAGGAGCCCAAGGAGAGCGTGGGCCACTTCAAGGAGGGTCTGGGTGCCATCTTCTCCCATGAGCCCTGGCTCCAGCTGTGCCGGGAGAGGAGCAGCAAGTTGTGGAGCTGCAAGGCCACCCGCTGGCAGGTGCCCACCTCTCCTGGTGCCCCCGGCGAGGACCAGGTCGTGCTCGTCCTCTATGACCAGCGCCAGGTGCTGCTCTCACAGCTGCACCTGCCTGTGGCCCCTCCCAACCTCCAGGCTGGGGATGCCACGGCCGGTGCAGGGGGGGGCCTGGCTGCCGTCTTCGACACGGTGGCACGCAGCGAGGCACTCTTCCGGAGGGACCGGTTCAACGAGGGCCCCGTGCGGCTGAGCCACTGGCAGTCGGAAGGCGTGGAGGCCAGCATCCTCGTGGAGCTGGCTAAGTGGGCCTCAGGGCCCGTCTGTCTGCTGCTGGCCTTCCTGCTGTCACTCATCTCTAGTGCCAGTGCCTGCCG GGTCTTCAGGCTGTGGCCGCTGTCCTTCATCTGGAGCAAGCTCCACACTTGTGAGCAGCTCAGGCACCGGCTGGAGCAGCTCACCCTCGTCTGCAGCGCCCAGAGGGCTGACAGCCCTGGCCAGCCGATGAG GAAGGCAAACGTGCTTGCATCCCTGCTACTTGACGTGGCCCTTGGCCTGGCGCTGCTGTCCTGGCTCCGTGGGACAGACCGCATTGGGCAGCTGGCCGATGCCCTCGTCCCCGTGGCTGAT TGTGTGGCCGAGGGCCTCCAGCATCTGCTGCAGTGGCTGATGGGGGCACCCGCTGGGCTCAAGATGAACCCAGCGCTGGACCAGGTGCTGGGCCGCTTCTTCCTCTACCACACGCACCTGTGGATCA GCTACATCCACCTCATGTCCCCCTTCGTTGAGCGCATCCTGTGGCACATAGGCCTCTCGGCCTGCCTGGGCCTGACGGTCGCCCTGTCCATCCTGTCGGACGTCACCGCCCTCCTCACCTTCCATATCTACTGCTTCTACGTCTACGGCGCCAG GCTGTACTGCCTCAAGGTCTGTGGCCTGTCTTCACTCTGGCGTCTGTTCCGGGGGAAGAAGTGGAACGTTCTGCGCCAGCGAGTGGACTCCTGCTCCTATGACCTGGACCAGGTATGGGGCAGGCCTGTGGGGCCGGGGCAGCCTGGCCTCACCCCCCAGCTCCAGTACAGCGGCCTCCACGTGGGCCCGGCCAGTGTGTCTACTTGGGCTCTCTGA
- the PIGQ gene encoding phosphatidylinositol N-acetylglucosaminyltransferase subunit Q isoform X2, with the protein MGLVSRSAAAAGLCAGATAVCPGPPDAVRSPIPTPPPEGAASGSCRVPDMVLKAFFPTCCASVDSGLLVGRWFPEQSSAVVLAVVHFPFIPIQVKELLAQVQQASRVGVAVLGTWCHRRQEPKESVGHFKEGLGAIFSHEPWLQLCRERSSKLWSCKATRWQVPTSPGAPGEDQVVLVLYDQRQVLLSQLHLPVAPPNLQAGDATAGAGGGLAAVFDTVARSEALFRRDRFNEGPVRLSHWQSEGVEASILVELAKWASGPVCLLLAFLLSLISSASACRVFRLWPLSFIWSKLHTCEQLRHRLEQLTLVCSAQRADSPGQPMRKANVLASLLLDVALGLALLSWLRGTDRIGQLADALVPVADCVAEGLQHLLQWLMGAPAGLKMNPALDQVLGRFFLYHTHLWISYIHLMSPFVERILWHIGLSACLGLTVALSILSDVTALLTFHIYCFYVYGARLYCLKVCGLSSLWRLFRGKKWNVLRQRVDSCSYDLDQLFIGTLLFTILVFLLPTTALYYLVFTLLRLLVIAVQGLAHLLVDLINSLPLYSLGLRLCRPYRLAAGVKFQVLGHEAGSPLRLLMQINPLPYGRVVHTYRLPSCGCHPKHSWGSLCRKLFFGELIYPWRQRGDKQD; encoded by the exons ATGGGGCTCGTGTCCCGCAGCGCGGCCGCGGCGGGGCTGTGCGCCGGGGCTACTGCCGTCTGTCCGGGCCCGCCGGACGCGGTCCGCAGCCCCATTCCTACCCCGCCGCCCGAGGGCGCGGCCTCCGGGAGCTGCCG TGTCCCCGACATGGTGCTCAAGGCCTTCTTCCCCACGTGCTGTGCCTCGGTGGACAGTGGCCTGCTGGTTGGACGGTGGTTCCCAGAGCAGAGCAGCGCTGTGGTCCTGGCTGTGGTGCACTTTCCCTTCATCCCCATCCAGGTCAAGGAGCTCTTGGCCCAGGTGCAGCAGGCCAGCCGGGTTGGGGTGGCTGTGCTGGGCACCTGGTGCCACCGCCGGCAGGAGCCCAAGGAGAGCGTGGGCCACTTCAAGGAGGGTCTGGGTGCCATCTTCTCCCATGAGCCCTGGCTCCAGCTGTGCCGGGAGAGGAGCAGCAAGTTGTGGAGCTGCAAGGCCACCCGCTGGCAGGTGCCCACCTCTCCTGGTGCCCCCGGCGAGGACCAGGTCGTGCTCGTCCTCTATGACCAGCGCCAGGTGCTGCTCTCACAGCTGCACCTGCCTGTGGCCCCTCCCAACCTCCAGGCTGGGGATGCCACGGCCGGTGCAGGGGGGGGCCTGGCTGCCGTCTTCGACACGGTGGCACGCAGCGAGGCACTCTTCCGGAGGGACCGGTTCAACGAGGGCCCCGTGCGGCTGAGCCACTGGCAGTCGGAAGGCGTGGAGGCCAGCATCCTCGTGGAGCTGGCTAAGTGGGCCTCAGGGCCCGTCTGTCTGCTGCTGGCCTTCCTGCTGTCACTCATCTCTAGTGCCAGTGCCTGCCG GGTCTTCAGGCTGTGGCCGCTGTCCTTCATCTGGAGCAAGCTCCACACTTGTGAGCAGCTCAGGCACCGGCTGGAGCAGCTCACCCTCGTCTGCAGCGCCCAGAGGGCTGACAGCCCTGGCCAGCCGATGAG GAAGGCAAACGTGCTTGCATCCCTGCTACTTGACGTGGCCCTTGGCCTGGCGCTGCTGTCCTGGCTCCGTGGGACAGACCGCATTGGGCAGCTGGCCGATGCCCTCGTCCCCGTGGCTGAT TGTGTGGCCGAGGGCCTCCAGCATCTGCTGCAGTGGCTGATGGGGGCACCCGCTGGGCTCAAGATGAACCCAGCGCTGGACCAGGTGCTGGGCCGCTTCTTCCTCTACCACACGCACCTGTGGATCA GCTACATCCACCTCATGTCCCCCTTCGTTGAGCGCATCCTGTGGCACATAGGCCTCTCGGCCTGCCTGGGCCTGACGGTCGCCCTGTCCATCCTGTCGGACGTCACCGCCCTCCTCACCTTCCATATCTACTGCTTCTACGTCTACGGCGCCAG GCTGTACTGCCTCAAGGTCTGTGGCCTGTCTTCACTCTGGCGTCTGTTCCGGGGGAAGAAGTGGAACGTTCTGCGCCAGCGAGTGGACTCCTGCTCCTATGACCTGGACCAG CTGTTCATCGGGACTCTGCTCTTCACCATCCTGGTCTTCCTCCTGCCCACCACGGCCCTGTACTACCTGGTGTTCACCCTG CTCCGGCTCCTGGTGATCGCGGTGCAGGGCCTGGCCCATCTACTTGTGGACCTCATCAACTCCCTGCCGCTGTACTCGCTCGGCCTCCGGCTCTGCCGGCCCTACAGGCTCGCAG CTGGCGTGAAGTTCCAAGTCCTGGGGCATGAGGCTGGCAGCCCCCTCCGCCTCCTGATGCAG ATAAACCCCCTGCCCTATGGTCGCGTGGTGCACACCTACCGCCTCCCCAGCTGTGGCTGCCACCCCAAGCACTCCTGGGGCTCCCTGTGCCGCAAGCTGTTCTTCGGGGAGCTCATCTACCCCTGGAGGCAGAGAGGGGACAAGCAGGACTGA